Proteins from one Amycolatopsis benzoatilytica AK 16/65 genomic window:
- a CDS encoding zinc-dependent alcohol dehydrogenase, translating to MKAVVWHGTGDIRLDEVPDPKILEPSDAIVRITRSAICGTDLHLVRGTMPGMAEGTVLGHEAVGVVEEVGPAVRGFTPGDRVVIPSTIGCGTCSYCRAGYYAQCDRANPNGPSAGTCFFGGPEATGSVDGLQAEYARVPFAMTSLVRIPDAVSDDQAILLSDIFPTAWFGARLAEVSRGDSVLVLGAGVVGQFAIASAKRQGAGRVFVVDGIESRLDKAREQNAETVDFNREDPVALVRELTGGIGVDRVIDAVGVDAERPKSGPAAEAAREQAEQFDRERAAVAPDASPDGDLWVPGDAPSQAARWAVDSVAKAGSIGVIGVYPPGFEGFPFGTAMNKNLTVHMGNCNHRRYLPELLDLVRTDVVDPTAFITRRPEPAAVIEAYESFDRREEGWLKTVLEAA from the coding sequence GTGAAGGCTGTGGTGTGGCACGGAACCGGGGACATCCGGCTCGACGAGGTACCCGATCCGAAAATCCTCGAACCGAGCGACGCGATCGTGCGGATCACACGCAGCGCGATCTGCGGCACCGACCTGCACCTGGTGCGTGGCACCATGCCCGGCATGGCGGAGGGGACAGTGCTCGGGCACGAGGCGGTGGGCGTGGTCGAGGAGGTCGGACCCGCGGTGCGCGGCTTCACCCCCGGCGACCGGGTGGTGATCCCGTCGACCATCGGGTGCGGCACCTGCTCGTACTGCCGCGCCGGCTACTACGCGCAATGCGACCGGGCCAACCCGAACGGCCCGTCCGCCGGAACGTGCTTCTTCGGCGGCCCGGAAGCCACCGGCTCGGTGGACGGGCTGCAAGCGGAGTACGCGCGGGTCCCGTTCGCGATGACGTCGCTGGTCCGGATCCCGGACGCGGTGAGCGACGACCAGGCCATCCTGCTGTCGGACATCTTCCCGACCGCGTGGTTCGGCGCTCGGCTGGCCGAGGTCAGCCGGGGCGACAGCGTGCTCGTGCTCGGCGCGGGCGTGGTCGGCCAGTTCGCGATCGCCTCGGCGAAACGGCAGGGCGCGGGCCGGGTCTTCGTCGTGGACGGCATCGAGTCCCGGCTGGACAAGGCGCGCGAGCAGAATGCCGAGACCGTCGACTTCAACCGGGAAGACCCGGTCGCCCTCGTTCGGGAGCTGACCGGCGGGATCGGCGTGGACCGGGTGATCGACGCGGTCGGCGTGGACGCCGAGCGACCCAAGTCCGGTCCGGCCGCGGAAGCGGCGCGGGAGCAGGCGGAACAGTTCGACCGCGAGCGCGCCGCGGTCGCGCCCGACGCCTCGCCGGACGGCGACCTGTGGGTGCCTGGCGACGCGCCCAGCCAGGCGGCGCGCTGGGCGGTGGACTCCGTCGCTAAGGCGGGCAGCATCGGCGTGATCGGGGTCTACCCGCCCGGCTTCGAAGGCTTCCCGTTTGGGACAGCGATGAACAAGAACCTGACCGTGCACATGGGCAACTGCAACCACCGGCGTTACCTGCCGGAGTTGCTGGACCTGGTGCGCACTGACGTGGTCGACCCGACCGCGTTCATCACCCGCAGGCCAGAGCCGGCCGCCGTGATCGAAGCGTACGAATCGTTCGACCGGCGAGAAGAAGGCTGGCTCAAGACAGTGCTGGAGGCGGCATGA
- a CDS encoding glycosyltransferase family 2 protein, whose product MDRASVVVITHNRREQLRGTLQRLAALPERPPILVADNASTDGTADLVAREFPEMRLLRLDENLGAVGRNLAVREVTTPYVAFCDDDTAWQPGALAQAADVLDAHPGLASVTGRCLVEPDLREDPITPELRFSPVPGPPWLPGPALLGVLAGLTMIRVSAFREAGGFSSRLWLGGEEELLALDLAARGWWMCWRGDVVIHHAPSRLRDPRRRRGLGIRNTLWTLLLRRPWRSVFRRAAAVLSEAPRDRTTAAAVAECLRGLPWVLRERAVVPAEVERGLRMLEESQRRSQARRYVG is encoded by the coding sequence ATGGACCGAGCATCGGTTGTCGTGATCACACACAACCGTCGCGAGCAGCTGCGGGGGACGCTTCAGCGCCTCGCCGCGCTCCCGGAGCGGCCGCCGATTCTGGTGGCGGACAACGCCTCCACTGACGGCACCGCCGATCTTGTCGCACGGGAGTTCCCCGAGATGCGGTTGCTCCGTCTCGACGAGAACCTGGGCGCGGTCGGCCGGAACCTCGCGGTCCGCGAGGTGACCACGCCCTACGTCGCCTTCTGCGACGACGACACCGCTTGGCAGCCCGGAGCCTTGGCCCAGGCCGCCGATGTGCTCGACGCGCATCCCGGCCTGGCCTCGGTGACCGGCCGCTGCCTCGTCGAACCGGACCTGCGGGAGGACCCGATCACCCCGGAGCTGCGGTTCTCGCCGGTGCCTGGCCCGCCGTGGCTGCCCGGCCCCGCGCTGCTCGGCGTGCTGGCCGGACTGACCATGATCCGGGTGTCGGCCTTCCGCGAGGCGGGCGGCTTTTCGTCCCGGCTGTGGCTCGGCGGCGAGGAAGAACTGCTCGCTCTGGACCTCGCCGCCCGCGGCTGGTGGATGTGCTGGCGGGGAGACGTCGTCATCCACCATGCGCCGTCGCGGTTGCGCGATCCGCGCCGTCGGCGCGGCCTGGGGATCCGGAACACGTTGTGGACGCTGCTGCTGCGCCGTCCGTGGCGCTCGGTGTTCCGCCGCGCGGCTGCGGTGCTGTCCGAAGCCCCGCGCGACCGGACCACCGCCGCCGCGGTGGCCGAGTGCTTGCGCGGGCTGCCTTGGGTGCTCCGGGAACGTGCGGTCGTGCCGGCGGAGGTCGAACGCGGGCTGCGGATGCTGGAAGAGTCCCAGCGCAGGTCGCAGGCGCGCCGCTACGTCGGTTGA
- a CDS encoding glycosyltransferase: MKVAMVSEHASPLAALGEEDAGGQNVHVAELSAALSRGGHDVTVYTRRDDRSAPATVDAPGGYRVVHVPAGPARRLPKDELLPHMGEFGSWLRDRWTENPPDLAHAHFWMSGVATALAARETGVPAVQTFHALGVVKRRHQGSADTSPPDRIRLERMVGRQADRIVATCSDEVFELVRQGVPRRRVSVVPCGVDLSRFGIDGPVASRSARRRLVSVGRLVPRKGFDLAIAALPLVPDTELVIAGGPASGALSGDPEARRLRKLAARLGVADRVQLVGQVSRADMPALLRSADTVLCTPWYEPFGIVPLEAMACGVPVVATAVGGLTDTVVDGVTGRLVPPRDPVRLSARLRALLDEPAELEALGTAGHERVEARYSWDRIASETVRAYEKVVSVREVGRVAEQ; this comes from the coding sequence ATGAAGGTCGCGATGGTGTCCGAGCACGCCAGCCCGCTCGCCGCGCTCGGCGAGGAAGACGCAGGCGGTCAGAATGTCCATGTGGCCGAACTGTCCGCCGCGCTGAGCCGCGGCGGCCACGACGTCACTGTCTACACGCGACGCGACGACCGGTCCGCACCGGCCACCGTGGATGCGCCGGGCGGCTACCGGGTCGTGCACGTGCCGGCCGGACCGGCACGGCGGCTGCCGAAGGACGAGCTGCTGCCGCACATGGGCGAGTTCGGCAGCTGGCTGCGCGATCGGTGGACCGAGAATCCGCCGGACCTGGCACACGCGCATTTCTGGATGTCCGGGGTCGCGACCGCGCTCGCCGCGAGGGAGACCGGCGTCCCGGCGGTGCAGACGTTCCACGCGCTCGGCGTTGTGAAGCGACGGCACCAAGGCAGCGCCGACACCAGTCCGCCGGACCGGATCCGGCTGGAACGGATGGTCGGCCGGCAAGCTGATCGCATCGTCGCGACATGTTCCGACGAGGTGTTCGAGCTGGTCCGCCAGGGCGTGCCGCGGCGGCGAGTCTCGGTGGTGCCGTGCGGGGTGGATCTCAGCCGGTTCGGCATCGACGGGCCAGTGGCCTCCCGATCCGCCCGTCGGCGGCTGGTGTCGGTGGGCAGGCTGGTGCCGCGCAAGGGGTTCGACCTCGCGATCGCCGCGCTGCCGCTGGTCCCGGACACCGAGTTGGTGATCGCCGGCGGTCCAGCCTCCGGGGCGCTGTCCGGCGATCCGGAAGCGCGGCGGCTGCGGAAACTCGCCGCCCGGCTGGGGGTCGCCGACCGCGTGCAGCTGGTCGGGCAGGTGAGCCGTGCGGACATGCCGGCCTTGCTGCGCTCGGCGGACACGGTGCTTTGCACGCCTTGGTACGAGCCGTTCGGCATCGTCCCGCTGGAGGCGATGGCCTGTGGCGTGCCGGTGGTGGCGACTGCTGTCGGCGGGCTGACCGACACTGTCGTCGACGGGGTGACCGGCAGGCTGGTACCACCGCGCGACCCGGTGCGGCTTTCGGCGCGACTGCGGGCGCTGCTCGATGAGCCGGCCGAGCTGGAGGCGCTGGGAACCGCCGGGCACGAGCGAGTCGAAGCGCGGTATTCGTGGGACCGGATCGCGTCGGAAACAGTGCGAGCGTACGAAAAGGTGGTATCGGTGCGCGAGGTCGGCCGGGTCGCCGAGCAGTGA
- a CDS encoding glycosyltransferase: MRILLWHVHGSWTDAFVRGGHEYFVPASPEGAPWGLGRAGRQWPAVTEVPLDRLADAQPDVVVLQRVEEAAFVGAQLGTRVPQIYLEHNAPRHGAAVSRHPMAGQDAIPIVHVTSYNALMWDNGIAPVTVVPHGIPDPGERYTGELPAGAAMINEPRRRERVTGADLLPAFREIAPVRLFGMGTAGLPGGQGDVPPPRLYDELARHRVYLHTARWTSLGLSLLEAMLLGMPVVAVASTAAPGAVPPEAGVVSADIEVLARRFRELVHEPDFAVLAGKAAREHALAHFGLDAFLARWDRLLTETAPAVEGAAR, translated from the coding sequence ATGAGGATTCTGCTTTGGCACGTCCACGGTTCGTGGACCGACGCGTTCGTACGCGGCGGCCACGAGTATTTCGTCCCGGCGAGCCCGGAGGGCGCCCCGTGGGGCCTGGGCCGGGCCGGGCGGCAGTGGCCGGCCGTGACCGAGGTTCCGCTGGACCGGCTAGCGGACGCCCAGCCGGACGTGGTCGTGCTGCAGCGCGTCGAGGAAGCGGCGTTCGTCGGGGCGCAGCTCGGCACCCGGGTGCCCCAGATCTACCTGGAACACAACGCGCCGCGGCACGGCGCGGCGGTGTCCCGGCACCCGATGGCCGGACAGGACGCGATCCCGATCGTCCACGTCACCTCGTACAACGCGCTGATGTGGGACAACGGGATCGCACCGGTCACCGTCGTCCCGCACGGCATCCCGGACCCGGGTGAGCGCTACACCGGCGAGCTGCCCGCGGGCGCCGCGATGATCAACGAGCCGCGGCGGCGGGAGAGGGTGACCGGGGCGGACTTGCTGCCCGCGTTCCGGGAGATCGCGCCGGTGCGGCTGTTCGGAATGGGGACGGCCGGCCTGCCCGGCGGGCAGGGGGACGTGCCGCCGCCGCGGCTGTACGACGAGCTCGCCCGGCACCGGGTGTATCTGCACACCGCGCGGTGGACGTCGCTCGGATTGTCGCTGCTGGAAGCGATGCTCCTGGGCATGCCGGTCGTCGCGGTGGCCTCGACCGCCGCGCCCGGCGCGGTGCCGCCGGAGGCGGGCGTGGTGTCGGCCGATATCGAAGTGCTGGCCCGCCGGTTCCGGGAATTGGTGCACGAGCCGGACTTCGCCGTGCTCGCCGGGAAGGCGGCCCGAGAGCACGCGCTGGCGCACTTCGGGCTTGATGCCTTCCTGGCGCGCTGGGACCGGCTGCTGACCGAAACCGCCCCGGCAGTGGAAGGAGCGGCCCGATGA
- a CDS encoding molybdopterin oxidoreductase family protein produces MRDGIAEPWGTRTPYGAGEGWPIRVDEHLADGLTDGDIDRWVRTAAVLHSNGDGLDIAVKDGRIAGVRGRADDRVNHGRLDPKDLFGWQANNAPDRLRTPLVRDDGALREATWDEAMDRIVRRSRELLETDGPGSLGFYTSGQLFAEEDYTLAAIARGGLGTNHLDGNTRLCTSTAGESLKESFGCDGQPSSYTDVDHADAIALFGHNVAATQPVLWSRILDRLAGPEPPRLLCVDPRETPVAKAAELHLAPLPGTNVALMNGILHEIVENGWCDRAWIQKHTVGYDDLAATVREYPPERAAAICGVGADEIRAAARLAGTAERLLCTVLQGFYQSHQATAAAVQVNNLVLLRGMLGRPGCGVLQMNGQPTAQNTRECGADGDLTGFRNWHNDTHVSQLAELWNVPAERIPHDGPPTHLMKMLSLAETGDLRFWWISATNPAVSLPELARVRRILGQDRLFVVVQDAFRTETAEFADVVLPAAMWGEKTGTFTNADRTVHLSEKAVEPPGQARPDLDIFLDYARRMDLRDNAGEPFPPWHDAESAFAGWQRASAGRPCDYTGLSYEKLRVKSGIQWPCDEAHPDGTERLYPDGQFFAAPDYCEDYGKDLHTGKPLEPEEYRAFNPRGQAMLKPARYLTPHEPPTAEHPFALITGRTLYHFHTRTKTGRAPQLEDAAPEVWAELSRRDAERAGIAEGDLVEIRTARGRVVAKARPCGIRDGVLFLPFHYGYWDTADPTGHNGHRAANELTVTDWDPVSKQPLFKTAAAALRRLSAAGAPSPVAAAGGRTVSERVVQ; encoded by the coding sequence GTGCGGGACGGAATCGCCGAACCATGGGGAACGCGCACGCCGTACGGCGCGGGCGAAGGCTGGCCGATCCGGGTGGACGAACACCTCGCCGACGGCTTGACCGACGGCGACATCGACCGCTGGGTGCGCACCGCGGCAGTCCTCCACTCCAACGGCGACGGCTTGGACATCGCGGTGAAGGACGGCCGGATCGCCGGGGTGCGCGGCCGCGCCGACGACCGCGTCAACCACGGCCGGCTCGACCCGAAAGACCTGTTCGGCTGGCAGGCCAACAACGCACCGGACCGGCTGCGCACCCCGCTGGTGCGAGACGACGGCGCGCTCCGCGAAGCCACCTGGGACGAAGCGATGGACCGCATCGTGCGCCGCAGCCGCGAACTGCTCGAAACCGACGGGCCCGGTTCGCTCGGGTTCTACACGAGCGGCCAGCTTTTCGCCGAGGAGGACTACACGCTGGCCGCGATCGCCCGCGGCGGCCTCGGCACGAACCACCTGGACGGCAACACCCGGCTCTGCACCTCGACCGCGGGCGAGTCGCTCAAGGAAAGCTTCGGCTGCGACGGGCAACCGTCGTCCTACACCGACGTCGACCACGCCGACGCGATCGCGCTGTTCGGGCACAACGTCGCCGCGACGCAGCCGGTGCTCTGGTCCCGCATCCTCGACCGGCTCGCCGGGCCCGAACCGCCTCGGCTGCTGTGCGTCGACCCCCGCGAGACCCCGGTCGCGAAGGCAGCCGAGCTGCACCTGGCACCGCTGCCAGGCACGAATGTCGCGTTGATGAACGGAATCCTGCACGAGATCGTGGAGAACGGCTGGTGCGACCGGGCGTGGATCCAGAAGCACACCGTGGGCTACGACGATCTCGCCGCCACCGTCCGCGAGTATCCGCCCGAGCGTGCGGCGGCGATCTGCGGGGTCGGCGCGGACGAGATCCGGGCGGCGGCCCGCCTGGCCGGGACCGCGGAACGGCTGCTGTGCACCGTCCTGCAGGGCTTTTACCAGTCCCATCAAGCGACCGCGGCCGCGGTGCAGGTCAACAATCTCGTCCTGCTGCGCGGAATGCTCGGCCGGCCGGGCTGCGGCGTCCTGCAGATGAACGGCCAGCCGACCGCGCAGAACACCCGGGAGTGCGGCGCGGACGGCGACCTCACCGGGTTCCGGAACTGGCACAACGACACGCACGTGAGCCAGCTGGCCGAGCTGTGGAACGTGCCGGCCGAGCGGATCCCGCACGACGGCCCGCCGACTCACCTGATGAAGATGCTCAGTCTCGCCGAAACCGGCGACCTGCGGTTCTGGTGGATCTCCGCGACCAACCCGGCGGTGTCGCTGCCCGAACTCGCCCGGGTGCGCCGCATCCTCGGCCAGGACCGGCTGTTCGTCGTGGTGCAGGACGCGTTCCGCACCGAGACCGCCGAATTCGCCGACGTCGTGCTGCCAGCGGCGATGTGGGGCGAAAAAACCGGGACCTTCACCAACGCCGACCGCACGGTGCACCTGTCCGAGAAAGCGGTGGAGCCGCCCGGGCAAGCACGACCGGACCTGGACATCTTCCTCGACTACGCGCGCCGGATGGACCTGCGAGACAACGCCGGGGAGCCGTTCCCGCCGTGGCACGACGCCGAATCGGCGTTCGCCGGCTGGCAACGAGCGTCCGCCGGCCGACCGTGCGACTACACCGGGCTGTCCTACGAGAAGTTGCGCGTGAAAAGCGGAATCCAGTGGCCGTGCGACGAAGCCCATCCGGACGGCACCGAACGCCTTTACCCCGACGGACAGTTCTTCGCCGCTCCGGACTACTGCGAGGACTACGGCAAGGACCTGCACACCGGAAAGCCGCTCGAACCGGAGGAATACCGCGCGTTCAACCCCCGAGGCCAAGCGATGCTGAAGCCCGCGCGCTACCTGACCCCGCACGAACCGCCCACCGCCGAGCACCCGTTCGCGCTGATCACCGGACGGACGCTGTATCACTTCCACACCCGCACGAAGACCGGCCGCGCGCCGCAGCTGGAGGACGCCGCCCCGGAAGTCTGGGCGGAACTGTCCCGGCGGGACGCCGAACGCGCCGGGATCGCCGAAGGCGATCTGGTGGAAATCCGCACCGCCCGCGGCCGGGTGGTGGCCAAAGCGCGCCCGTGCGGCATCCGCGACGGGGTCCTGTTCCTGCCTTTCCACTACGGGTACTGGGACACCGCCGACCCGACCGGCCACAACGGGCACCGCGCGGCCAACGAGCTGACGGTCACCGACTGGGACCCGGTGTCGAAGCAGCCGCTGTTCAAGACCGCCGCGGCCGCCTTGCGGCGGCTGTCCGCCGCCGGAGCGCCGAGCCCGGTCGCCGCGGCCGGCGGCCGGACGGTCTCCGAGCGCGTCGTCCAGTGA
- a CDS encoding polysaccharide pyruvyl transferase family protein: protein MRVLLTGWASFRRGEATAGDVLSLRAVSDVLAEAGVDHVTAWSPGFRPEGPHLEDAHPDAFSHVVFACGPLHGAQLNELHERYAHCRRVAVGVSVPDPHDPAATGFDAVLARDDGDASTADLSLAAWLEAPPAVGVLLAPDQPEYGADRRHQDVHETLTGWLRDLDCGRVELDTRLATDDWRHCSTPDQFVSVAARLDVLVSTRLHGLVLGLKAGVPVLAVDPVAHGGKVTAQAAALGWPAILPAAAGRAELDEWFEWCCSAEGRARAAGEHPYPGPLAELVGELKGLP, encoded by the coding sequence ATGAGAGTGCTGCTGACCGGCTGGGCAAGCTTCCGCCGCGGCGAGGCGACCGCGGGCGACGTGCTGAGCCTGCGTGCGGTGAGCGATGTGCTCGCCGAGGCCGGGGTCGACCATGTGACCGCGTGGAGCCCGGGGTTCCGGCCCGAGGGACCGCATCTGGAGGACGCGCACCCGGACGCGTTCAGCCATGTCGTGTTCGCGTGCGGGCCGCTGCACGGCGCGCAGTTGAACGAACTGCACGAGCGCTACGCGCATTGCCGGCGGGTGGCGGTGGGGGTTTCCGTGCCCGACCCGCACGATCCCGCGGCGACCGGGTTCGACGCCGTGCTCGCCCGCGACGACGGCGACGCCAGCACGGCCGACCTCTCGCTCGCCGCCTGGCTCGAAGCGCCACCGGCGGTCGGCGTGCTGCTGGCACCGGACCAGCCCGAATACGGAGCAGACCGGCGGCACCAGGACGTGCACGAGACGCTCACCGGATGGCTGCGAGACCTCGATTGCGGCCGGGTGGAGCTCGACACCCGCCTCGCCACCGACGATTGGCGGCACTGCTCGACGCCCGACCAGTTCGTGAGCGTCGCCGCTCGGCTGGACGTCCTCGTCAGCACCCGGCTGCACGGCCTCGTGCTCGGTCTGAAGGCGGGCGTCCCCGTGCTCGCGGTGGATCCGGTAGCGCACGGCGGCAAAGTGACCGCACAGGCCGCCGCGCTCGGCTGGCCCGCCATCCTCCCCGCGGCCGCCGGTCGAGCCGAGCTGGACGAGTGGTTCGAGTGGTGCTGCTCCGCCGAAGGGCGCGCCCGGGCCGCCGGCGAGCACCCGTACCCCGGACCGCTGGCCGAACTCGTCGGCGAACTGAAGGGCCTGCCGTGA